Proteins from a genomic interval of Crassostrea angulata isolate pt1a10 chromosome 7, ASM2561291v2, whole genome shotgun sequence:
- the LOC128155208 gene encoding uncharacterized protein LOC128155208: MVKDNFVQTFLESRLTTLHNASAPSVTNYKQKIIAFIVATVLISLLPILHIGVFYAKIWVPQKGYIDKRTCSNTCFDTIFRGSYENPGATPYKHVYFNATWQTSRIWIFTVVFILLAYESIKYLIPLMRRRKLRTSMFCLYLVNLYPHYYSWWSYFSYYNEDFYNYFKHHFMFTVTEIIATCIVLNLCDRKNEVVSWKVFAIVSINMMHILVSGLDQFVSHVLQGKGTNFQSARDIGLMIPDSLHVIIPIWQLFKSAKNREVRLNELCNREEIIMCIVFVSIFTLIGRLM; this comes from the exons ATGGTGAAGGACAATTTCGTTCAGACATTCCTGGAGAGTCGACTTACGACCCTCCATAATGCCAGTGCTCCATCCGTCACCAACTACAAACAGAAGATCATTGCATTTATTGTTGCTACTGTTCTCATTTCTCTTTTGCCAATTTTGCATATAG GAGTATTTTATGCTAAAATATGGGTTCCACAAAAAGGATACATTGACAAAAGAACCTGTTCAAATACATGCTTTGATACCATCTTCAGAG GTTCCTATGAGAATCCAGGAGCTACCCCGTAcaaacatgtttatttcaaCGCTACCTGGCAGACGTCTCGTATCTGGATATTTACTGTTGTGTTCATTCTACTGGCTTACGAGAGCATCAAATACCTGATTCCATTGATGAGACGTAGGAAACTGAGGACCAGCATGTTTTGCCTGTACCTTGTTAACCTGTATCCCCACTACTACTCCTGGTGGTCCTACTTCAGCTACTACAATGAGGACTTCTACAACTACTTCAAACATCACTTCATGTTCACAGTCACGGAAATCATCGCCACCTGCATTGTGTTGAACCTTTGTGACCGCAAAAATGAGGTGGTGTCTTGGAAGGTTTTTGCCATCGTCAGCATTAATATGATGCATATCTTAGTCAGCGGGTTGGATCAATTTGTCAGTCATGTCCTTCAAGGGAAAGGAACAAACTTCCAGAGTGCCCGTGATATTGGACTCATGATTCCAGATTCCCTCCATGTGATCATTCCAATATGGCAGCTTTTTAAGTCTGCAAAAAATAGAGAAGTCCGATTGAATGAGCTGTGTAATCGAGAGGAGATCATCATgtgtattgtttttgtttccATTTTCACTCTCATTGGTAGACTCATGTAA